The Zonotrichia leucophrys gambelii isolate GWCS_2022_RI chromosome 20, RI_Zleu_2.0, whole genome shotgun sequence genome contains a region encoding:
- the VAPB gene encoding vesicle-associated membrane protein-associated protein B/C, which produces MAKAEQVLSLEPQHELKFKGPFTDVVTTNLKLGNPTDRNVCFKVKTTAPRRYCVRPNSGIIDAGTSINVSVMLQPFDYDPNEKSKHKFMVQSMFAPADTSDMEAVWKEAKPEELMDSKLRCVFELPAENDKPHDIEINKIVSTTATKTDSSVMSKSISSSLDDTEVKKVMEDYKRLQIEVQRLREENKQFKEEDGLRMRKVPQTNNPISPSAAAVKDEGLSSRLLALVVLFFVFGVIIGKIAL; this is translated from the exons atGGCGAAAGCGGAGCAGGTCCTGAGCCTCGAACCGCAGCACGAGCTCAAATTCAAAG GTCCTTTCACAGATGTGGTCACTACAAACCTGAAGCTCGGCAACCCCACGGACAGAAATGTGTGCTTCAAAGTTAAGACCACAGCACCACGTAGATACTGTGTAAGGCCCAACAGTGGAATTATCGATGCAGGAACATCAATTAATGTTTCTG tgatGCTACAGCCTTTTGACTATGACCCTAATGAGAAAAGTAAACACAAGTTTATGGTTCAGTCTATGTTTGCTCCAGCTGATACTTCAGATATGGAAGCAGTA TGGaaagaagcaaaaccagaagAACTCATGGATTCGAAACTTAGGTGTGTGTTTGAGCTACCAGCAGAGAATGATAAGCCT CATgacatagaaataaataaaattgtatcCACAACTGCAACAAAGACAGATTCCTCTGTAATGTCTAAATCAATAAGTTCTTCTTTGGATGACACTGAAGTTAAGAAAGTAATGGAAGACTATAAGAGGCTTCAAATAGAAGTTCAGAGGTTACGGGAGGAGAATAAACAGTTTAAG GAAGAAGATGGACTGCGGATGAGGAAGGTACCCCAGACAAACAACCCAATCtctccttctgcagctgctgtcaaGGATGAAGGGCTCAGCTCCAGACTACTtgctttggtggttttgttcTTTGTCTTTGGTGTAATTATAGGAAAAATAGCCTTGTAG